The Pseudofrankia inefficax genome window below encodes:
- a CDS encoding 8-amino-7-oxononanoate synthase gives MHERLSAPPAPLAWLDVNAQARRTAGLRRSVRPRPAVDDLIRLDLAGNDYLGLSRHPDVIEAGVAALRAWGAGSTGSRLVSGTTELHAELETALAAHTGFAAGLVFASGYAANLGALTALVSAGDLVVSDEHNHASIVDACRLSRAEVAIVPHLDVAAVESALAGRSYRRAVMVTDSVFSADGDLAPLAELHAVTRRHGAVLLVDEAHALGVVGARGEGAVAAAGLAGAPDVVATVTLSKSLGSQGGAVLGPVEVRDHLIDTARTFIFDTGLAPAAAGAALGALRLLAATPALAARSRARAGELARLAEAPAPAAAVVSVVLGEPERAVAAAQTCREHGVAVGCFRPPTVPPGTSRLRLSARADLTDDDIALFATALAAARAAQPAGTPAGRS, from the coding sequence GTGCACGAACGACTGAGCGCGCCGCCCGCCCCACTGGCCTGGCTGGACGTCAACGCCCAGGCCAGACGCACCGCGGGCCTGCGCCGGTCGGTACGGCCCCGGCCCGCGGTGGATGACCTGATCCGCCTCGACCTGGCCGGCAACGACTACCTGGGCCTGTCCCGCCACCCTGACGTCATCGAGGCCGGGGTGGCCGCGCTGCGGGCCTGGGGCGCCGGCTCGACCGGCAGCCGGCTGGTGAGCGGCACGACCGAGCTGCACGCCGAGCTGGAGACCGCGCTGGCCGCACACACCGGCTTCGCCGCCGGCCTCGTCTTCGCCTCCGGCTACGCGGCGAACCTGGGGGCGCTCACGGCATTGGTCTCGGCCGGCGACCTCGTGGTGTCCGACGAGCACAACCACGCCTCGATCGTCGACGCCTGCCGGCTCTCCCGCGCCGAGGTCGCGATCGTGCCACATCTCGACGTCGCCGCCGTCGAGAGCGCGCTGGCCGGGCGCTCCTACCGGCGGGCGGTGATGGTGACCGACTCGGTCTTCTCCGCCGATGGCGATCTGGCTCCGCTGGCGGAGCTGCACGCGGTCACCCGCCGCCATGGCGCGGTGCTGCTGGTCGACGAGGCGCACGCGCTCGGCGTCGTCGGCGCGCGCGGCGAGGGCGCGGTCGCGGCCGCCGGGCTGGCCGGCGCACCCGACGTCGTGGCGACCGTCACCCTGTCGAAGTCGCTGGGCAGCCAGGGCGGCGCCGTCCTCGGGCCGGTCGAGGTCCGTGATCACCTGATCGACACGGCGCGCACGTTCATCTTCGACACCGGGCTGGCGCCGGCCGCCGCGGGCGCGGCGCTCGGCGCGCTGCGGCTGCTGGCCGCGACTCCGGCACTGGCAGCCCGGTCCCGGGCCCGGGCCGGCGAGCTGGCCCGGCTCGCCGAGGCGCCGGCCCCCGCGGCGGCCGTCGTCTCGGTGGTGCTCGGCGAGCCGGAACGCGCGGTCGCGGCCGCGCAGACCTGCCGGGAGCACGGTGTCGCCGTCGGCTGCTTCCGGCCGCCGACGGTCCCGCCGGGCACGAGCCGGCTACGGCTGTCCGCGCGGGCCGACCTGACCGACGACGACATCGCGTTGTTCGCCACGGCGCTGGCCGCCGCGCGGGCGGCCCAGCCGGCGGGCACGCCCGCCGGGCGGTCATGA
- a CDS encoding sensor histidine kinase, protein MLHASTDLLDEDIDHLHALVADWALLADLSFADLLLLVPSRTSSARAGRGGQTEFLVVAQVRPTTGPTAYHNDEVGSVVINRWVVRNAWREHRIAREGEPEWDGGVPVRTEAIPVRHGDKVIAVLARDTNLATTRTPSALESAYLQGANNLALMVAEGLFPFRGSPAELPESPRVGDGMMRLDGAGKVIFASPNALSAYRRLGYTGNVTGEDLRSVHRALNLPATTPAVWHAIGRRRPVEVELAVASTVVLLRAIPLFPGQTREVLVLVRDVSELRRREAQLLSKDATIREIHHRVKNNLQTVAALLRLQMRRTKVDEARDALGESVRRVTSIALVHETLSQTLGESVPFDEIADQITSVTVDLATTGARATTRRVGSFGMLSGALATPLALVLSELLQNAVEHAFDGSAGSIEVRVRRTASRLDVVVADDGAGLPDDFQLEHSPRLGLQIVRQLVLGEMQGTIRLQAGAGRGTEALLSIPLSSI, encoded by the coding sequence ATGCTGCACGCGAGCACCGACCTCCTTGACGAGGACATCGACCACCTGCACGCGCTGGTCGCGGACTGGGCGCTGCTGGCCGACCTGTCGTTCGCGGACCTCCTGCTCCTGGTTCCCAGCAGGACCTCCAGTGCACGGGCCGGCCGGGGCGGCCAGACCGAGTTCCTCGTCGTCGCGCAGGTGCGCCCGACCACGGGCCCGACCGCGTACCACAACGACGAGGTCGGCAGCGTCGTGATCAACCGTTGGGTGGTGCGCAACGCCTGGCGGGAGCACCGGATCGCCCGCGAGGGCGAGCCCGAGTGGGACGGCGGCGTGCCGGTCAGGACCGAGGCGATCCCGGTTCGCCACGGCGACAAGGTGATCGCGGTGCTGGCCCGGGACACCAACCTGGCCACCACCCGGACCCCGAGCGCGCTGGAGTCGGCCTACCTGCAGGGCGCGAACAACCTGGCGCTGATGGTGGCCGAGGGCCTGTTCCCGTTCCGGGGCAGCCCGGCCGAGCTGCCCGAGTCACCCCGGGTCGGCGACGGCATGATGCGCCTGGACGGGGCGGGGAAGGTCATCTTCGCCAGCCCCAACGCCCTGTCGGCCTACCGCAGGCTCGGCTACACGGGCAACGTCACCGGCGAGGACCTGCGCTCGGTGCACCGGGCGCTGAACCTGCCGGCCACCACCCCGGCCGTGTGGCACGCGATCGGCCGCCGTCGCCCGGTGGAGGTCGAGTTGGCCGTCGCCAGCACCGTCGTGCTGCTGCGCGCGATCCCGCTTTTCCCTGGCCAGACCCGCGAGGTCCTGGTCCTGGTGCGTGATGTCTCCGAGCTGCGCCGCCGCGAGGCCCAGCTGCTGAGCAAGGACGCGACGATCCGGGAGATCCACCACCGGGTCAAGAACAACCTGCAGACGGTGGCGGCCCTGCTGCGGCTGCAGATGCGCCGGACCAAGGTGGACGAGGCCAGGGACGCCCTCGGCGAGTCGGTGCGCCGGGTGACGTCGATCGCCCTGGTACACGAGACGCTGTCCCAGACGCTGGGCGAGTCGGTCCCGTTCGACGAGATCGCCGACCAGATCACGTCGGTCACCGTCGACCTGGCGACCACCGGGGCGCGGGCGACGACGCGCCGGGTCGGCTCGTTCGGGATGCTGTCCGGCGCGCTGGCCACGCCGTTGGCCCTTGTGCTCTCCGAACTTTTGCAGAATGCTGTCGAACATGCGTTCGATGGATCGGCGGGCTCGATCGAGGTCCGAGTGCGTCGGACGGCCAGCCGCCTCGATGTCGTCGTCGCCGACGACGGTGCCGGCCTGCCGGACGACTTCCAGCTGGAGCACTCGCCGCGCCTGGGCCTGCAGATCGTGCGTCAGCTCGTGCTCGGCGAGATGCAGGGGACGATCCGGCTGCAGGCCGGCGCCGGCCGTGGGACCGAGGCCTTGCTCTCGATCCCACTTTCTTCAATTTGA
- a CDS encoding WhiB family transcriptional regulator: MDWRHRALCRDEDPELFFPIGTTGPAERQIEEAKAVCRRCSVTSDCLNWALETGQDAGVWGGLSEDERRSLKRQVLRVRTA; the protein is encoded by the coding sequence ATGGACTGGCGCCACAGAGCGCTCTGCCGTGACGAGGACCCCGAGCTTTTCTTCCCGATCGGGACCACCGGACCCGCAGAGCGTCAGATCGAAGAGGCCAAAGCCGTCTGCCGACGTTGCTCTGTGACCTCCGACTGCCTGAACTGGGCGCTCGAAACCGGTCAGGACGCCGGCGTGTGGGGTGGCCTGAGCGAAGACGAGCGACGTTCCCTCAAGCGGCAGGTGCTGCGAGTCCGCACCGCCTGA
- a CDS encoding glycerophosphodiester phosphodiesterase, whose product MEVLGHRGSRSPGPENTVAAVDAALAAGADGVEIDVRRSADGELVVVHDARLPRLGGRAVLRRSTAELAARGVPTLHEVLDVWAGRGRIIIEIKNQPGQPDFDAPREQTAQVLIELLRARGLTGADSGVTVSSFDWFAIERVRAADLGVATGFLTMPRMAVSGGLAYVRSAGHRELHAHTSAVLAAPHAAELAHRAGVRLVTWTVTSDRAALRLRDAGVDAVICDDPADVVRALSTTPRPLTTKPS is encoded by the coding sequence GTGGAGGTACTGGGGCATCGCGGCAGCCGGAGTCCCGGCCCGGAGAACACGGTCGCGGCCGTCGACGCGGCCTTAGCTGCCGGCGCGGACGGGGTCGAGATCGACGTCCGGCGCAGCGCCGACGGGGAGCTCGTGGTGGTTCACGACGCGCGGCTGCCCCGGCTGGGCGGGCGGGCTGTCCTGCGGCGTTCCACGGCCGAGCTGGCGGCCAGGGGAGTGCCGACGCTGCACGAGGTCCTGGACGTCTGGGCCGGGCGCGGCCGGATCATCATCGAGATCAAGAACCAGCCCGGCCAGCCGGACTTCGACGCACCCCGGGAGCAGACCGCGCAGGTGCTCATCGAGCTGCTGCGCGCCCGCGGCCTGACCGGCGCCGACAGCGGCGTCACCGTGTCGTCGTTCGACTGGTTCGCCATCGAGCGGGTGCGCGCGGCGGACCTCGGGGTGGCGACCGGATTCCTGACCATGCCCCGGATGGCGGTGAGCGGCGGCCTCGCCTACGTCCGCTCGGCCGGCCACCGCGAGCTGCACGCCCACACGTCCGCGGTGTTGGCCGCCCCGCACGCGGCCGAACTCGCCCACCGGGCCGGCGTCCGCCTGGTCACCTGGACTGTCACCAGCGACCGCGCCGCGCTGCGCCTACGCGACGCCGGCGTCGACGCGGTGATCTGCGACGACCCCGCGGACGTCGTCCGCGCCCTGAGCACTACCCCTCGCCCACTCACAACCAAACCCAGCTAA
- a CDS encoding diacylglycerol/lipid kinase family protein — MRGLLVVNPAATTTTERVRDVLVTALSADLAVETVITKGRGHAAELAQRATETGIDVVITLGGDGTVNEVANGLLRDGPNPDAPALAVVPGGSTNVFARALGYSASPVEATGELLAHLREGRSRRVGLGHARWADQSRWFTFCAGMGLDAEVVGRVERKRSGGRGNSAGLFLRSGVARYSAGAGRGHPRITLDLEPDRAAAAPADDDSAAGADREVDVVVVCNTVPWTYLGDRPVRACPEASFDTGLDLLALRRLHLSSLLRITGQMLTGDRGPHGRNVVLEHDLDVVRLRAAPEAPFQMDGEYLGQHAEVTLTSHPAALRVIA, encoded by the coding sequence ATGCGAGGGCTCCTGGTCGTCAATCCCGCCGCGACGACGACCACGGAACGGGTCCGGGACGTCCTGGTCACCGCCCTGTCGGCCGATCTCGCGGTGGAAACAGTCATCACCAAGGGACGCGGGCACGCGGCTGAGCTCGCCCAGCGCGCCACCGAAACCGGCATCGACGTCGTCATCACGCTCGGCGGCGACGGAACGGTCAACGAGGTCGCCAACGGCCTGCTGCGCGACGGCCCGAACCCGGATGCCCCGGCCCTCGCGGTCGTCCCCGGCGGCAGCACCAATGTCTTCGCCAGGGCGCTGGGATATTCGGCCTCCCCCGTCGAGGCGACCGGGGAGCTGCTCGCCCACCTGCGCGAGGGCAGGAGCCGCCGGGTCGGGCTCGGCCACGCCCGCTGGGCCGACCAGTCCCGCTGGTTCACCTTCTGCGCCGGCATGGGCCTGGACGCGGAGGTCGTCGGCCGGGTCGAGCGCAAGCGCTCCGGCGGCCGGGGCAACAGCGCCGGGCTGTTCCTGCGCAGCGGGGTGGCCCGTTACAGCGCCGGCGCCGGCCGCGGCCACCCGCGCATCACCCTGGACCTGGAGCCCGACCGGGCCGCCGCCGCGCCCGCGGACGACGACTCGGCGGCCGGCGCGGACCGCGAGGTCGACGTCGTCGTCGTCTGCAACACCGTGCCCTGGACCTACCTGGGCGACCGCCCGGTGCGGGCCTGCCCGGAGGCGTCGTTCGACACCGGCCTCGATCTGCTGGCGCTGCGCCGGCTTCACCTGTCGAGCCTGCTGCGGATCACCGGCCAGATGCTGACGGGCGACCGGGGGCCGCACGGGCGCAACGTCGTCCTGGAGCACGACCTCGACGTCGTACGGCTGCGCGCCGCCCCCGAGGCCCCGTTCCAGATGGATGGCGAGTACCTCGGCCAGCACGCCGAGGTCACCCTTACCTCCCACCCCGCCGCCCTGCGCGTCATCGCCTAG
- a CDS encoding RNA polymerase sigma factor SigF: MTSAGRTPTTPRDRFSSLNQRSGGPDEAVPDTPEGAGARRSVPARPASRSDTKAGAPAGGQSPAASGTGPSDATATDPGQSARTAVADDTEPEGTDLTDGERAGAVNEAATNDDTATAPQADATASDAGERAEPRPSDRASSPDRAHARALFARLVELPEGDAERAAIRDQLVRMHLPLVEYLARRFRNRGEPLDDLVQVATIGLIKSVDRFDPERGVEFSTYATPTIVGEIKRHFRDKGWAIRVPRRLQELKLSLTKATSELSQKLGRSPTVAEIAAHLEMTEEEVLEGLESANAYSAVSLDAPDSGDDESPAVADTLGVQDESLEGVEYRESLKPLLEKLPPREKRILLLRFFGNMTQSQIAIELGISQMHVSRLLARTLAQLRRGLLEDN, encoded by the coding sequence ATGACCTCGGCAGGCCGTACCCCGACCACCCCGAGAGACCGGTTCTCCAGCCTGAACCAGCGCTCCGGCGGTCCGGACGAGGCCGTCCCCGACACGCCCGAGGGCGCGGGCGCCCGCCGGTCGGTTCCGGCCAGGCCGGCGTCACGCTCCGACACGAAGGCGGGCGCCCCGGCCGGCGGCCAGAGCCCGGCCGCGAGTGGCACGGGCCCGTCCGACGCGACGGCGACCGACCCAGGCCAGTCGGCGCGGACCGCGGTCGCCGACGACACCGAGCCCGAAGGCACCGACCTCACGGATGGCGAGCGGGCGGGTGCTGTGAACGAGGCCGCTACGAACGACGACACCGCGACGGCGCCGCAGGCGGACGCGACCGCGTCCGACGCCGGCGAGCGCGCGGAACCGCGCCCGTCCGACCGGGCCTCGTCACCGGACCGGGCCCATGCGCGCGCGCTGTTCGCCCGGCTGGTGGAGCTCCCGGAGGGTGACGCCGAGCGCGCCGCCATCCGCGACCAGCTGGTCCGCATGCACCTGCCGCTGGTCGAGTACCTCGCCCGCAGGTTCCGCAACCGGGGCGAGCCGCTGGACGACCTCGTGCAGGTGGCCACCATCGGCCTGATCAAGTCCGTCGACCGGTTCGACCCGGAGCGCGGCGTCGAGTTCTCCACCTACGCCACCCCGACGATCGTCGGCGAGATCAAGCGCCACTTCCGCGACAAGGGCTGGGCCATCCGGGTTCCGCGCCGGCTGCAGGAGCTGAAGCTCTCGCTGACGAAGGCGACCTCGGAGCTGTCCCAGAAGCTGGGCCGTTCGCCCACGGTCGCCGAGATCGCCGCTCACCTCGAGATGACCGAGGAAGAGGTTCTCGAAGGCCTGGAGTCCGCGAACGCCTACTCGGCCGTCTCGTTGGACGCGCCCGACTCGGGTGACGACGAGTCGCCGGCCGTCGCCGACACCCTGGGCGTCCAGGACGAGTCGCTGGAGGGCGTCGAGTACCGGGAGTCGCTCAAGCCGCTGCTGGAGAAGCTCCCGCCGCGCGAGAAGCGCATCCTGCTGCTGCGCTTCTTCGGGAACATGACCCAGTCCCAGATCGCGATCGAGCTCGGCATCTCCCAGATGCACGTCTCACGCCTGCTCGCCCGCACGCTGGCCCAGCTGCGCCGGGGCCTGCTGGAGGACAACTAG
- a CDS encoding anti-sigma factor, which yields MDPTPSADGTGNSSGVHGGGLRDVVQLTIPAAGAYLTVLRTATASLAARLDFTLEDIEDLRIAVDEASALLLVSAVPGSALECVFSLSPGLMRVTVSVDSLDGEPPSKDTFAWTVLSALAGEVSSSTGPGHRVTIELAKRRGDRADLGEPPAGHVRSRSAEPSELGAKLGAVGTS from the coding sequence GTGGATCCGACGCCTTCAGCCGATGGCACGGGCAACTCCAGCGGCGTCCACGGTGGCGGCCTGCGCGACGTCGTGCAGCTCACAATTCCGGCCGCCGGTGCCTACCTGACCGTTCTGCGTACCGCGACGGCCTCGCTCGCCGCCCGCCTCGACTTCACCCTCGAGGACATCGAGGACCTGCGGATCGCCGTGGACGAGGCGTCCGCGCTGCTGCTGGTCTCCGCGGTTCCCGGCTCCGCGCTGGAGTGCGTCTTCAGCCTGTCCCCCGGCCTGATGCGGGTCACGGTCTCGGTCGACAGCCTCGACGGCGAGCCGCCGTCGAAGGACACCTTCGCCTGGACCGTCCTCAGCGCCCTCGCCGGCGAGGTCTCCAGCTCCACCGGCCCCGGCCACCGCGTCACCATCGAGCTGGCCAAACGACGCGGCGACCGGGCGGACCTGGGCGAGCCGCCGGCCGGCCACGTCCGCAGCCGCAGCGCCGAGCCGAGCGAGCTGGGCGCGAAGCTCGGCGCCGTGGGGACCTCATGA
- a CDS encoding GNAT family N-acetyltransferase, producing MIRPAQPGDVATVLRLVQALAEYEREPDAVKMTEPDLTEALFGARPSAGALVAVADDADQPEPAGLVVGFAIWHETFSTWTGRTGSFLVDLFVAPEHRRGGHGRALLARLAAIARDRGHQRLEWDVLDWNTPAQAFYRTLGAAPMEGWTTWRLGADGIAALAATDADPATDRRIPT from the coding sequence ATGATCCGCCCAGCCCAGCCGGGTGACGTCGCGACGGTGCTTCGGCTCGTCCAGGCACTCGCGGAGTACGAACGCGAGCCGGACGCGGTGAAGATGACCGAGCCGGACCTCACCGAGGCGCTGTTCGGCGCGCGACCGTCCGCCGGCGCCCTGGTGGCCGTCGCGGACGACGCGGACCAGCCGGAGCCCGCGGGCCTGGTCGTCGGGTTCGCGATCTGGCACGAGACGTTCTCGACCTGGACCGGGCGGACCGGGTCGTTTCTCGTCGACCTGTTCGTCGCGCCGGAGCACCGCCGCGGCGGGCATGGCCGGGCGCTGCTGGCCCGGCTCGCCGCGATCGCGCGCGACCGCGGCCACCAGCGGCTCGAGTGGGACGTGCTGGACTGGAACACGCCGGCGCAGGCGTTCTACCGCACGTTGGGCGCGGCGCCCATGGAGGGCTGGACGACGTGGCGGCTGGGCGCGGACGGTATCGCCGCGCTCGCGGCGACCGACGCCGACCCGGCCACAGATCGCCGGATCCCCACTTAG
- the sodN gene encoding superoxide dismutase, Ni: MSLLHPKTQVSAHCDLPCGVYDPAQARIEAQSVKAIQEKYQGNEDPVFRARALSIKEERADLVKHHLWVLWTDYFKPNHLEKYPELHDLFWQATKAAGAAGAKGSVDPADGQKLIDKIDEIAKVFWETKAAA, encoded by the coding sequence ATGAGCCTGCTGCATCCCAAGACCCAGGTGAGCGCGCACTGCGACCTCCCCTGCGGCGTCTACGACCCGGCGCAGGCCCGGATCGAGGCCCAGTCGGTCAAGGCGATCCAGGAGAAGTACCAGGGCAACGAGGACCCGGTCTTCCGGGCGCGTGCGCTCTCCATCAAGGAGGAGCGGGCCGACCTGGTCAAGCACCACCTGTGGGTGCTGTGGACCGACTACTTCAAGCCGAACCACCTGGAGAAGTACCCGGAGCTGCACGACCTGTTCTGGCAGGCCACCAAGGCCGCCGGCGCGGCGGGCGCCAAGGGCTCGGTCGACCCGGCCGACGGCCAGAAGCTGATCGACAAGATCGACGAGATCGCCAAGGTCTTCTGGGAGACCAAGGCCGCTGCCTGA
- a CDS encoding S24/S26 family peptidase — protein sequence MRAVSVRGASMVPTLRDGDACLVWWGRAPRPGDVVVARLPDGRGLGVKRAEFADPDGSWWLRSDNVGVGTDSAAFGMVPGQDVLGRVLVRYWPKPAWLRRSA from the coding sequence GTGCGGGCGGTCTCCGTCCGCGGTGCGTCGATGGTCCCGACCTTGCGCGACGGCGACGCCTGCCTGGTCTGGTGGGGCCGGGCGCCGCGGCCCGGTGACGTGGTCGTCGCCCGGCTTCCCGACGGCCGCGGGCTCGGCGTGAAGCGCGCGGAGTTCGCCGACCCGGACGGCAGCTGGTGGCTGCGCTCCGACAACGTCGGCGTCGGCACGGACAGCGCCGCCTTCGGCATGGTCCCTGGTCAGGACGTGCTGGGCCGCGTGCTGGTGCGTTACTGGCCGAAGCCGGCCTGGCTGCGCAGGTCGGCGTAG
- a CDS encoding dTDP-4-dehydrorhamnose 3,5-epimerase family protein, whose product MDVTELSVPDAWVFTPRQHTDSRGTFLEWFRADALEKALGHPLGLAQGNHSISRAGTLRGVHYADVPPSQAKYVTCVSGRVLDCVIDIRVGSPTFGQWAAVQLDDVDRKGIYLAEGLGHAFIALTDGAQVSYLCSTPYTPGRERGINPLDPDLGLPWPADLTPLLSDKDAVAPTLKEAEAAGLLPSYAACQAFYADLRSQAGFGQ is encoded by the coding sequence GTGGACGTCACCGAACTGTCCGTACCGGACGCGTGGGTCTTCACCCCACGACAGCACACCGACAGCCGCGGCACCTTCCTCGAGTGGTTCCGCGCCGACGCGCTGGAGAAGGCCCTGGGCCACCCGCTGGGGCTGGCCCAGGGCAACCACAGCATCAGCAGGGCGGGGACGCTGCGCGGGGTGCACTACGCAGACGTGCCACCGAGCCAGGCGAAATACGTCACCTGTGTGTCCGGCCGGGTGCTGGACTGTGTGATCGACATCCGGGTCGGCTCGCCGACGTTCGGCCAGTGGGCCGCCGTCCAGCTCGATGACGTCGACCGCAAGGGGATCTACCTCGCGGAAGGCCTCGGGCACGCGTTCATCGCGCTGACCGACGGCGCGCAGGTCTCCTACCTGTGTTCAACGCCATACACCCCCGGTCGGGAGCGCGGCATCAACCCGCTCGACCCCGACCTCGGGCTGCCCTGGCCGGCGGACCTGACCCCGCTGCTGTCGGACAAGGACGCCGTCGCCCCCACCCTCAAGGAGGCCGAGGCCGCCGGGCTGCTGCCGTCGTACGCCGCCTGCCAGGCGTTCTACGCCGACCTGCGCAGCCAGGCCGGCTTCGGCCAGTAA
- a CDS encoding amino acid ABC transporter ATP-binding protein, which translates to MVLAEDVHRSFGRNHVLRGVSLRVDPGEVLCLIGPSGSGKTTVLRCMNHLEKIDAGRLWIDGDLVGYREHGGKLHELREREVSKRRAEIGMVFQRFNLFAHKTALENIMEAPLRVRREKRSEVEERARALLDRVGLGHRCEAYPSQLSGGQQQRVAIARALAMRPKLMLFDEPTSALDPELVGEVLAIMRQLATEGMTMVVVTHEMGFAREAADTVVFMDGGVVVETGPPDQVLVNPRHDRTKSFLSKVL; encoded by the coding sequence ATGGTGCTCGCCGAGGACGTCCACCGGTCGTTCGGGCGCAACCACGTGCTGCGCGGGGTGAGCCTGCGGGTCGACCCCGGCGAGGTGCTCTGCCTGATCGGGCCGTCCGGCTCCGGCAAGACCACGGTGCTGCGCTGCATGAACCACCTGGAGAAGATCGACGCCGGCCGGCTGTGGATCGACGGCGACCTGGTCGGCTACCGGGAGCACGGCGGGAAGCTGCACGAGCTGCGCGAGCGCGAGGTCTCCAAGCGGCGGGCCGAGATCGGCATGGTCTTCCAGCGGTTCAACCTGTTCGCGCACAAGACGGCGCTCGAGAACATCATGGAGGCGCCGCTGCGGGTGCGCCGCGAGAAGCGCTCGGAGGTCGAGGAACGCGCCCGCGCCCTGTTGGACCGGGTCGGCCTGGGCCACCGCTGCGAGGCCTACCCGTCCCAGCTGTCCGGCGGCCAGCAGCAGCGGGTGGCGATCGCCCGGGCGCTCGCGATGCGGCCCAAGCTGATGCTGTTCGACGAGCCCACGTCCGCGCTGGACCCGGAGCTCGTCGGCGAGGTGCTGGCGATCATGCGGCAGCTCGCCACGGAGGGCATGACGATGGTCGTCGTCACCCACGAGATGGGCTTCGCCCGCGAGGCGGCCGACACCGTCGTGTTCATGGACGGCGGCGTCGTGGTCGAGACCGGACCACCCGACCAGGTCCTCGTCAACCCCCGGCATGACCGGACGAAGTCCTTCCTGTCCAAGGTGCTCTGA
- a CDS encoding amino acid ABC transporter permease: MALPADNVTGAASGTPVPDAAAAAAPADGAPPTTSATPIKAVPVRYPGRWVTAAVVLLLVAMGAHGLVTNHRFRWDIVWKYLFTEPVLRGLWATVYLTFFAMLIGIVGGVLLAIMRQSPNPLLSGVSWVYTWFFRGTPVLLQLIFWGTIGALYPRIAVGIPFGPEFASADSNKLIPLIVAGILGLGLNEAAYMAEVVRAGISAVDEGQIEAAQALGMGRGLTMRRIVLPQAMKVIIPPTGNETISMLKTSSLVSIIAVIELTYSVQLIYARNYQTIPLLIVAAIWYLVLTSVLSVGQYFLERRYDPAVRRQAALVSVTYGSRDGSGGMA; the protein is encoded by the coding sequence ATGGCGCTACCAGCTGACAACGTGACGGGCGCCGCGTCGGGGACCCCGGTCCCCGACGCGGCGGCAGCCGCCGCGCCCGCGGACGGCGCCCCGCCGACGACGTCCGCCACCCCCATCAAGGCGGTCCCCGTTCGTTACCCGGGTCGTTGGGTCACGGCCGCCGTCGTCCTGCTGCTGGTCGCCATGGGCGCCCACGGCCTGGTCACCAATCACCGGTTCCGGTGGGACATCGTCTGGAAGTACCTGTTCACCGAGCCGGTGCTGCGCGGCCTGTGGGCGACCGTCTACCTGACCTTCTTCGCGATGCTCATCGGCATCGTCGGCGGCGTCCTGCTCGCGATCATGCGCCAGTCGCCGAACCCGCTGCTGAGCGGCGTCTCATGGGTGTACACGTGGTTCTTCCGCGGCACCCCGGTGCTCCTTCAGCTGATCTTCTGGGGCACGATCGGCGCTCTTTACCCACGGATCGCGGTCGGGATCCCGTTCGGGCCCGAGTTCGCCTCGGCTGACTCGAACAAGCTGATACCGCTGATCGTGGCCGGCATCCTCGGCCTCGGGCTGAACGAGGCGGCCTACATGGCCGAGGTCGTACGGGCCGGCATCTCGGCGGTCGATGAGGGACAGATCGAGGCCGCGCAGGCGCTCGGGATGGGCCGCGGCCTGACCATGCGCCGGATCGTGCTGCCGCAGGCGATGAAGGTCATCATCCCGCCGACCGGCAACGAGACGATCTCCATGCTCAAGACCAGCTCACTGGTCAGCATCATCGCGGTCATCGAGCTGACCTACTCGGTCCAGCTGATCTACGCGCGCAACTACCAGACGATCCCGCTGCTGATCGTGGCCGCGATCTGGTACCTCGTGCTGACCTCCGTCCTGAGCGTCGGCCAGTACTTCCTGGAACGCCGCTACGACCCGGCCGTGCGGCGCCAGGCGGCCCTGGTCAGCGTCACGTACGGCAGTCGCGACGGGAGCGGGGGGATGGCATGA